A window of Xylophilus sp. GW821-FHT01B05 contains these coding sequences:
- a CDS encoding FHA domain-containing protein, with product MAKLLLSLEGVTLREVVLVKEHTTFGRRPYSDVVIDNLAVSGEHATMHLGADGEVLVEDLRSTNGTFVNGKRVERQVLCSGDIIGIGKYQLRFEHDPRPSLATPPAPPPVQAVAQLEPPLPAEPDSGPPSVFAETALTAEPVMAATQAPTIQVLSGAAAGRKLALVKVVTTIGKSGIGIAAITRRGRGFILSYVEGGAVPSINGAPLQSGPVVLRHGDLVELAGVRMQFDHALG from the coding sequence ATGGCCAAGCTGTTGTTGTCGCTCGAGGGCGTCACCCTTCGGGAAGTGGTACTGGTCAAGGAGCACACCACCTTCGGCCGCCGGCCCTACAGCGACGTCGTGATCGACAACCTCGCAGTCAGCGGCGAGCACGCCACGATGCACCTGGGCGCCGACGGCGAGGTGCTGGTGGAAGACCTTCGCAGCACCAACGGCACCTTCGTCAATGGCAAGCGGGTCGAGCGCCAGGTACTGTGCAGTGGCGACATCATCGGCATAGGCAAGTACCAGCTCCGCTTCGAACACGATCCACGCCCGTCGCTGGCTACACCACCGGCGCCGCCGCCGGTTCAGGCGGTGGCCCAGTTGGAGCCACCGCTGCCGGCTGAGCCCGACAGCGGCCCGCCCTCCGTTTTTGCCGAGACCGCCCTGACGGCCGAGCCAGTGATGGCCGCCACCCAGGCGCCCACCATCCAGGTGCTGAGCGGTGCCGCGGCCGGCCGCAAGCTGGCCTTGGTCAAGGTCGTGACCACCATAGGCAAATCCGGCATCGGCATTGCCGCCATCACGCGTCGTGGCCGCGGCTTCATCCTGAGCTATGTCGAGGGCGGCGCTGTGCCCTCCATCAATGGCGCGCCGCTGCAGTCCGGCCCCGTGGTGCTGCGACATGGCGACCTGGTCGAACTGGCCGGCGTGCGCATGCAGTTCGACCACGCCCTGGGCTGA